TCACGGCCCGACGGTGGTGCCGCTCATGCGCCCCGGTCAGCGCGACGACCCTCGCGATACCGGCGAGGTCTGGACGTACCGCGATCCGAACACCGGCGATGTCGCGCTGCTGCTGTTCAGCGATGCGGCGAACAAGCCCGCCGCTCTTCCCCCCGCGGTGGCGCTGCACTCGCCCGCGTGGCTGCGCAGCTTCCTCGCGGCCCACGAGTCGGAGATCACGACGGTCTTCTTCGACATCGCCGGACCG
The sequence above is a segment of the Microbacterium sp. PM5 genome. Coding sequences within it:
- a CDS encoding dehydrogenase; amino-acid sequence: MAGKKRAKPPLEFRNTQLADALQTQDMAALAFALRHGPTVVPLMRPGQRDDPRDTGEVWTYRDPNTGDVALLLFSDAANKPAALPPAVALHSPAWLRSFLAAHESEITTVFFDIAGPHAMQASPADLLAALALEA